From the Desulfovibrio sp. JY genome, one window contains:
- a CDS encoding aspartate kinase, with product MRIIVQKYGGTSVKGLERMRLVLARIQKAHALGYKLVVALSAMSGETNKLLAQAREFSADPDPAELDVLVTTGEQASVALFTMLAKDAGLRVRSLLGHQIPITTNSNFTRARIMEIDAPHLRSLLEDYDVLVVAGFQGVDCHGRVTTLGRGGSDTTGVALAAALEADVCEIYTDVNGVFTTDPNLCSAARKLDRISYDEMLEFSSQGAKVLQIRSVELAKKFNVPVRVRSTFTDDPGTLVTSEDTEMEDVLVSGIAYDKDQCRITVRNVKDTPGVAAAIFAPIAEAGILVDMIIQNTGRDGHTDMTFTISRANLDKTLSILDHLRPEISADEIQHDIHVCKVSVIGVGMRSHSGVASTMFTLLKKENINILMIATSEIKITCLIEEKYLELAVRTLHDAFGLGEGPAVACV from the coding sequence ATGCGGATTATCGTACAAAAATACGGCGGAACGTCGGTCAAGGGCCTGGAGCGCATGCGCCTGGTCCTGGCCCGGATACAAAAGGCCCACGCCCTTGGCTACAAGCTGGTGGTGGCCCTTTCGGCCATGTCCGGCGAGACCAACAAGCTGCTGGCCCAGGCCAGGGAATTTTCCGCCGACCCCGATCCGGCCGAACTCGACGTGCTGGTCACCACCGGCGAGCAGGCCTCGGTCGCCCTTTTCACCATGCTGGCCAAGGACGCCGGACTTCGCGTCCGCTCGCTGCTGGGCCACCAGATCCCCATCACCACCAATTCGAACTTCACCCGGGCCCGGATCATGGAGATCGACGCCCCCCACCTGCGTTCCCTGCTCGAGGACTATGACGTGCTGGTGGTGGCGGGTTTCCAGGGCGTGGACTGCCACGGCCGCGTCACCACGCTCGGCCGGGGCGGCTCGGACACCACGGGCGTGGCCCTGGCCGCGGCGCTCGAGGCCGATGTCTGCGAGATCTACACCGACGTCAACGGCGTCTTCACCACCGACCCCAACCTGTGCTCGGCCGCCCGCAAGCTCGACCGCATCTCCTATGACGAGATGCTGGAATTCTCGAGCCAGGGGGCCAAGGTCCTGCAGATCCGCTCGGTGGAACTGGCCAAGAAATTCAATGTCCCGGTCCGGGTGCGCTCGACATTCACCGACGATCCCGGCACGCTGGTCACTTCGGAGGATACGGAAATGGAAGACGTCCTGGTTTCGGGCATCGCCTACGACAAGGACCAGTGCCGCATCACGGTGCGCAACGTCAAAGACACCCCCGGGGTTGCGGCCGCCATCTTCGCCCCCATCGCCGAGGCCGGCATCCTGGTGGACATGATCATCCAAAACACCGGGCGCGACGGCCACACGGACATGACCTTCACCATCTCCCGGGCCAACCTCGACAAGACCCTGTCCATCCTCGACCATCTGCGCCCCGAAATCAGCGCCGACGAGATCCAGCACGATATCCACGTGTGCAAGGTGTCGGTCATCGGCGTCGGCATGCGCAGCCATTCCGGGGTCGCCTCCACGATGTTCACCTTGCTCAAAAAGGAAAACATCAACATCCTCATGATCGCCACCTCGGAGATCAAGATCACCTGTCTGATCGAGGAAAAATACCTCGAGCTGGCCGTGCGCACCCTGCACGACGCCTTCGGGCTGGGCGAAGGCCCGGCCGTGGCCTGCGTCTAG
- the cimA gene encoding citramalate synthase: protein MRRVLCYDTTLRDGTQAEDINLTTEDKLRIALKLDDLGLSYIEGGWPGSNPTDKRFFQEIQNYDLKYASIAAFGSTHNHRATAATDPNLKALVDSGAPVVTIFGKSWDIHVTEALGTTLPRNLELVSDSLAFLRQHFREVFFDAEHFFDGYKANPDYALTVLRRAQEAGADVLVLCDTNGGTLPVEFRAIMSAVTAALPEARFGVHAHNDAGLAVANTLEAVELGAVQVQGTINGYGERCGNANLCTIIPSLALKCGIECLPEGKLELLTPTAHFVSEMVNQQPPSNQPYVGDGAFAHKGGVHVSAVVKNPRTYEHVTPETVGNARRVLLSDLSGQSNILYKAREFGFELDKNDPFVLELLTTIKEREALGYEYTAAEASYELLLNRVLGRARSYFTVTRYRVLDDNAYESVEPLTEATVMIKVGGKVKHTASTGRGPINALDKAIRKALRGFYPRLAEMRLLDFKVRVLSGTVEDAECGRGGCGTASHVRVLVESGDATKRWVTVGVSHNVIEASFQAMEDGINYKLFSDDKEKLTKALKG, encoded by the coding sequence ATGCGACGCGTGCTTTGCTACGATACGACCCTGCGCGACGGCACCCAGGCCGAAGACATAAACCTCACCACCGAGGACAAGCTGCGCATCGCGCTCAAGCTCGACGATCTGGGCCTGTCCTATATCGAAGGCGGTTGGCCCGGATCCAACCCCACGGACAAGCGCTTTTTTCAGGAGATCCAGAATTACGACCTGAAATACGCCAGCATCGCGGCCTTCGGCAGCACCCACAACCACCGCGCCACGGCCGCGACCGACCCCAACCTCAAGGCGCTCGTCGATTCCGGCGCGCCGGTGGTCACCATTTTCGGCAAAAGCTGGGACATCCACGTCACCGAGGCGCTCGGCACCACCCTGCCCCGCAACCTGGAGCTGGTCAGCGATTCCCTGGCCTTCCTGCGCCAGCACTTCCGGGAAGTCTTTTTCGACGCCGAGCACTTTTTCGACGGCTACAAGGCCAATCCCGACTATGCCCTGACCGTGCTGCGCCGCGCCCAGGAAGCCGGCGCCGACGTGCTGGTCCTTTGCGACACCAACGGCGGCACCCTGCCCGTGGAATTTCGCGCCATCATGAGCGCCGTGACGGCCGCCCTGCCCGAAGCCCGCTTCGGGGTGCACGCCCACAACGACGCGGGGCTGGCCGTGGCCAATACCCTCGAAGCCGTGGAACTGGGCGCGGTGCAGGTCCAGGGCACGATCAACGGCTACGGCGAGCGCTGCGGCAACGCCAACCTGTGCACGATCATCCCGTCCCTGGCGCTCAAATGCGGCATCGAATGCCTGCCCGAGGGCAAGCTCGAGTTGCTGACGCCAACGGCCCACTTCGTCTCCGAGATGGTCAACCAGCAGCCGCCCTCCAACCAGCCCTACGTGGGCGACGGGGCCTTTGCCCACAAGGGCGGGGTGCATGTTTCGGCCGTGGTCAAAAACCCGCGCACCTACGAGCACGTCACGCCCGAAACCGTGGGCAACGCCCGGCGGGTACTGCTCTCGGACCTCTCGGGCCAGAGCAACATCCTCTACAAGGCCCGGGAATTCGGCTTCGAGCTGGATAAGAACGACCCCTTCGTGCTGGAACTCTTGACCACCATCAAGGAGCGCGAGGCGCTCGGCTACGAATACACGGCGGCCGAGGCCTCCTACGAGCTGCTTTTAAACCGCGTGCTCGGCCGGGCCCGCAGTTATTTTACCGTCACCCGTTACCGCGTGCTCGATGACAACGCCTATGAGAGCGTTGAGCCATTGACCGAGGCCACGGTGATGATCAAGGTCGGGGGCAAGGTCAAACACACAGCCTCCACCGGCCGGGGTCCCATAAACGCCCTGGACAAGGCCATCCGCAAGGCCCTGCGCGGTTTTTATCCGCGTCTGGCCGAAATGCGCCTGCTCGACTTCAAGGTCCGGGTACTGTCCGGGACCGTGGAGGACGCGGAGTGCGGCCGGGGCGGCTGCGGCACGGCATCCCACGTGCGGGTGCTGGTGGAATCGGGTGACGCGACAAAGCGGTGGGTGACGGTGGGTGTTTCCCACAACGTCATCGAGGCCAGCTTCCAGGCGATGGAAGACGGCATCAACTACAAGCTTTTCAGCGACGACAAAGAAAAACTCACCAAAGCCCTGAAGGGATAG
- a CDS encoding NAD(P)H-hydrate dehydratase codes for MPILDERYFDPLPTPQEIAGWDAASVAECGMSFLALMENASREAMHALVGEVGDVCGKTVLLLAGPGNNGGDAVALARHLDGLGARVTIALARPRGRYKGAAGFNARLAARLGLPMIPLAKADLSGGNGPDIVVDGLLGTGFSGELRQEMRKVVEAVNRLAGRSYIFALDIPSGLSGATGAASPVAVTADATVTFEAAKTGLVVPQAAPYVGKLLVRQIGIPRRVRNDHPCRSWRMTPRLASALPAPDPLLHKGSAGRVVVVGGSRGLTGAPLLAGLGALRAGAGLVSVACPGAVEIALKAGHPDVMTLPVGAGDHFGPADAGTIRDFVATAGAVALGPGLGRHPDTGGFLRELLPLPCRLILDADALFFLANDPELKGKIGPDTIITPHPGEAARLLGSDIAAALADRLEAARALAATYGCVAVLKGPATIVAAPDGRAAVSPVVAPNLAVGGSGDVLSGLAGAVACTPLSPLLAACLAVYWHGLAGARLAALYPRRGNLASEIADMLPRALME; via the coding sequence ATGCCAATACTCGATGAACGCTATTTTGATCCATTGCCGACGCCGCAGGAGATTGCCGGTTGGGATGCCGCCAGCGTTGCCGAGTGCGGCATGTCGTTTCTGGCGCTGATGGAAAACGCCAGCCGCGAGGCCATGCATGCGCTGGTCGGTGAAGTCGGGGATGTGTGCGGCAAGACGGTGCTCTTGTTGGCCGGCCCGGGCAACAACGGCGGCGACGCCGTGGCCCTGGCGCGCCATCTGGACGGCCTGGGAGCGCGGGTGACCATCGCCCTGGCCCGACCGCGCGGGCGCTACAAAGGTGCGGCCGGGTTCAATGCCCGGCTTGCGGCCAGGCTCGGCCTGCCCATGATCCCCCTGGCCAAGGCCGATCTTTCGGGTGGGAACGGGCCGGACATCGTTGTCGACGGCCTGCTCGGCACCGGTTTTTCTGGAGAACTCCGGCAGGAAATGCGCAAGGTGGTGGAGGCGGTCAACCGGCTGGCCGGCCGGTCGTACATCTTCGCCCTGGACATTCCGTCCGGGCTTTCCGGGGCGACCGGAGCGGCCTCGCCCGTGGCCGTGACCGCCGACGCCACGGTGACCTTCGAGGCGGCCAAAACCGGGCTGGTCGTACCCCAGGCCGCGCCCTACGTGGGCAAACTCTTGGTGCGCCAGATCGGCATTCCCCGCCGCGTCAGGAACGACCACCCGTGCCGGTCCTGGCGCATGACGCCACGGCTCGCAAGCGCCCTGCCGGCGCCTGATCCGCTGCTGCACAAGGGCTCGGCCGGCCGGGTGGTCGTTGTCGGCGGCAGCCGGGGGCTGACCGGCGCGCCGCTTTTGGCCGGACTCGGCGCGCTTCGGGCCGGGGCGGGGCTGGTCAGCGTAGCCTGTCCGGGCGCGGTGGAAATCGCGCTCAAGGCCGGGCATCCCGACGTCATGACCCTGCCCGTGGGCGCGGGCGACCATTTCGGCCCAGCCGATGCCGGGACGATACGCGATTTCGTCGCCACGGCCGGCGCGGTAGCCCTGGGGCCGGGCCTTGGCCGCCATCCGGACACCGGGGGCTTTCTGCGCGAACTTTTGCCGCTGCCCTGCCGGCTGATCCTCGACGCCGACGCCCTGTTTTTTCTGGCCAACGATCCGGAACTGAAGGGGAAAATCGGGCCGGACACCATCATCACGCCCCATCCCGGCGAGGCGGCCAGACTGCTCGGCTCGGACATCGCCGCCGCCCTGGCCGACCGGCTGGAAGCCGCCCGCGCCCTGGCCGCGACCTATGGCTGCGTGGCCGTGCTCAAGGGGCCGGCGACTATCGTGGCCGCGCCGGACGGCCGGGCGGCCGTAAGCCCGGTGGTCGCACCGAATCTGGCCGTGGGCGGTTCGGGCGACGTGCTTTCAGGGCTTGCCGGGGCTGTCGCCTGTACGCCGCTTTCCCCCTTGCTTGCCGCCTGCCTTGCGGTGTATTGGCATGGCCTTGCCGGCGCGCGCCTTGCCGCCTTGTACCCCAGACGGGGCAATCTGGCCTCGGAAATTGCCGATATGCTGCCCCGAGCCCTCATGGAGTGA
- a CDS encoding acyltransferase, translating to MGLVRFLLAATVVINHTGPLYGLVFTDAYMAIKIFFIISGFYMALILSEKYTGPGRYRLFYGNRWLRLFPPYWVVLAFSLGVSLFFATFLHTSLLIGPWRTWLHDLSPTTVAALVTANITIVGQDLLFFTNLNHASGTLAFTWDALYRATPGWFFLLTPQTWTISLELLFYLLAPWLVRRSNLFLATIIGLSFGLRSLVYLDKLPFDPWKQRFFPVECGFFLLGILSYRLYAALKPVPIARQILWTVSGLYVAAILGYQFLPGTLGKEYYLYATTALSIPFLFLLTKKMRFDRALGELSYPMYISHWTVVMLIEYFYGRRNLPLVALAATIVFCLALNRLVTTPLERLRQERVLRRR from the coding sequence ATGGGTCTGGTGCGATTTCTTCTGGCCGCGACTGTGGTGATCAACCACACCGGCCCCCTGTACGGCTTGGTCTTTACCGACGCCTACATGGCCATCAAGATATTCTTCATCATCTCCGGCTTTTATATGGCGCTTATCCTGTCGGAGAAATACACGGGACCGGGGCGCTACCGCCTCTTTTACGGGAACCGCTGGTTGCGGCTTTTCCCACCGTACTGGGTGGTGCTCGCCTTCTCCCTTGGCGTGTCGCTTTTTTTCGCCACGTTCCTGCACACGTCCCTGCTCATCGGGCCGTGGCGGACCTGGCTGCACGATCTCTCGCCCACGACAGTGGCCGCGCTGGTGACGGCCAACATCACCATCGTCGGTCAGGATCTGCTCTTTTTCACCAACCTCAACCACGCTTCGGGAACGCTCGCCTTCACCTGGGACGCCCTGTACCGGGCCACACCGGGCTGGTTTTTCCTGCTCACGCCCCAGACATGGACCATCTCGCTGGAACTGCTGTTCTACCTGCTGGCCCCCTGGCTGGTGCGGCGCTCCAACCTGTTTTTGGCCACCATCATCGGCCTGAGTTTTGGACTGCGATCCCTGGTCTACCTGGACAAACTGCCTTTCGACCCCTGGAAGCAACGCTTTTTCCCGGTCGAATGCGGCTTTTTCCTGCTCGGTATCCTGTCCTATCGCCTGTACGCGGCGCTGAAGCCCGTGCCCATCGCCCGCCAAATCCTGTGGACGGTCAGCGGCCTCTATGTGGCGGCCATCCTCGGCTACCAGTTTCTGCCCGGAACACTGGGCAAGGAATACTACCTCTACGCCACCACGGCGCTTTCCATCCCGTTCCTCTTTTTGCTGACCAAAAAGATGCGGTTCGACCGGGCCCTTGGTGAGCTGTCCTACCCCATGTACATCTCCCATTGGACGGTCGTCATGCTGATCGAGTATTTCTACGGCAGACGAAACCTGCCGCTGGTCGCCTTGGCGGCCACCATCGTCTTTTGCCTGGCGCTCAACCGGCTGGTGACCACACCCCTTGAGCGGCTGCGCCAGGAGCGGGTGCTGCGTCGCCGCTAA
- a CDS encoding universal stress protein, translating to MVQIKTIVCALDFSEVSPKVAEYAKSLAEACGAKIVALYVAPSLTQYVEFHVQASYIDDFVTGIVSGATDTMNSFVKEYFQGVPVESRVVSGYAAEEIVAVAEEVGADIIVLGTHGRKGLDKILFGSVAEKVIKTAKIPVLSMRPEGKGD from the coding sequence ATGGTCCAGATCAAGACAATCGTCTGCGCACTGGATTTTTCCGAGGTCAGCCCCAAGGTGGCCGAATACGCCAAGAGCCTGGCCGAAGCCTGCGGGGCCAAGATCGTGGCCCTGTACGTGGCCCCGTCCCTGACCCAGTATGTGGAGTTCCACGTCCAGGCCAGCTACATCGACGACTTCGTCACCGGCATCGTCAGCGGCGCCACGGACACCATGAATTCCTTCGTCAAGGAATACTTCCAGGGCGTCCCGGTCGAGTCGCGGGTGGTCTCGGGCTATGCGGCCGAGGAAATCGTTGCCGTGGCCGAGGAAGTGGGCGCCGACATTATCGTGCTCGGCACCCACGGCCGCAAGGGCCTCGACAAGATCCTTTTTGGCTCGGTGGCGGAAAAAGTCATCAAGACGGCCAAGATACCCGTCCTGTCCATGCGGCCCGAGGGCAAGGGAGACTAG
- the tsaE gene encoding tRNA (adenosine(37)-N6)-threonylcarbamoyltransferase complex ATPase subunit type 1 TsaE: MDAGSRQLLLSLPDTEATLSLGRKLAVIASDPATRTALLLRGGLGSGKTTLVRGMVTALPGGDAAEVASPSFNIVNVYPTNPETFHVDLYRIAGGDPCVEEHLEAAADQDALVVVEWAEYLARAALPADRLEIDWLPAQAGRRCRITAAGERGRAALIALARSLAM; encoded by the coding sequence ATGGACGCTGGTTCCCGGCAGCTGCTCCTGTCCCTGCCCGATACGGAGGCGACCCTGTCCCTGGGCCGTAAACTGGCCGTTATCGCCTCCGATCCGGCGACACGGACGGCTTTGCTCTTGCGCGGCGGACTCGGTTCGGGCAAAACCACGCTCGTCCGGGGAATGGTGACCGCCCTTCCGGGCGGCGACGCGGCGGAAGTGGCCAGTCCGAGCTTCAACATCGTCAACGTCTACCCCACGAACCCCGAGACGTTCCACGTGGACCTGTACCGGATTGCCGGCGGCGATCCCTGCGTGGAGGAGCATCTGGAGGCAGCCGCGGACCAGGATGCCCTGGTGGTCGTGGAGTGGGCCGAATATCTCGCCCGGGCGGCCCTTCCCGCCGACCGCCTGGAAATCGACTGGCTCCCGGCCCAAGCTGGACGGCGATGCCGGATCACGGCCGCCGGAGAGCGCGGCCGGGCGGCCTTGATCGCCTTGGCCCGGTCCTTGGCCATGTAA
- a CDS encoding CBS domain-containing protein, whose protein sequence is MLKAKDVMTTTVVTITEDTEISAAAKLLFDKGFNGMPVLNANGKLTGILCQSDLVAQQKKLSLPSVFSLLDGFIPLGSMKDLDREVEKMSALTAVHAMSRNPATVSPDTDIDEVASLMTDKGYHTIPVTDGQGKVVGIIGMSDVLGTLVDKK, encoded by the coding sequence ATGCTCAAAGCCAAGGACGTGATGACCACCACTGTCGTCACCATTACCGAAGACACGGAAATAAGCGCTGCGGCCAAGCTTCTCTTCGACAAGGGATTCAATGGCATGCCGGTCCTCAATGCCAACGGCAAGCTGACCGGCATTCTCTGCCAGTCCGACCTTGTCGCCCAGCAGAAAAAACTGTCGCTGCCCTCGGTCTTTTCGCTCCTCGACGGCTTCATTCCGCTGGGGTCCATGAAGGACCTCGACCGGGAAGTGGAAAAGATGTCGGCCCTGACCGCCGTCCACGCCATGTCCCGTAATCCGGCCACCGTTTCGCCGGACACCGACATCGACGAGGTGGCGTCGCTTATGACCGACAAGGGCTACCACACCATTCCGGTGACGGATGGGCAGGGCAAGGTGGTCGGCATTATCGGCATGAGCGATGTTCTCGGCACGCTGGTGGACAAGAAATAG
- a CDS encoding alpha/beta hydrolase has translation MRRYGPPPYRLAVLHGGPGATGEAGPVAKWLSRHEGVLEPLQTADSVTGQIDELAACLEQEADGPVTLIGHSWGAWLGVLVAGRYPGLVKKLILVGSGPFLARYAPAIMETRLGRLEPSQRQEMLAFFTSGSAMDEAALARLGSLLERSDAYDPLPAGEDALPAPPCVFTADINASVWPQAAALRQSGELLRVALSLSCPITAIHGDHDPHPVAGVAEPLSGLAGFRLVVLPRCGHTPWRERQAREPFFEALSVAIGAKAAST, from the coding sequence CTGCGTCGCTACGGCCCGCCGCCGTATCGCCTGGCCGTGTTGCATGGCGGACCTGGCGCGACCGGTGAGGCGGGCCCGGTGGCCAAATGGCTCTCCCGCCATGAAGGCGTGCTTGAGCCGCTCCAGACCGCCGATTCCGTTACCGGGCAAATCGACGAGCTGGCCGCCTGCCTGGAACAGGAGGCGGACGGCCCGGTCACGCTGATCGGCCATTCCTGGGGGGCTTGGCTCGGCGTGCTCGTGGCTGGGCGCTATCCCGGTCTGGTCAAAAAGCTCATCCTCGTCGGCAGCGGCCCGTTTTTGGCCCGCTATGCCCCCGCCATCATGGAAACACGGCTCGGCCGCCTGGAACCGTCGCAGCGCCAGGAAATGCTGGCGTTTTTCACCTCAGGCTCCGCGATGGACGAGGCAGCCCTGGCCCGCCTGGGCAGCCTGCTCGAGCGAAGCGACGCCTATGATCCCCTACCAGCCGGGGAAGATGCACTCCCCGCCCCGCCTTGCGTCTTCACGGCCGACATCAACGCCAGCGTCTGGCCCCAGGCGGCGGCCCTGCGCCAAAGCGGCGAGCTGCTGCGCGTCGCCTTGTCGCTTTCCTGTCCCATAACCGCCATCCATGGCGACCATGACCCCCACCCCGTGGCCGGCGTGGCCGAGCCCCTGTCCGGTCTGGCCGGGTTTCGTCTGGTCGTGCTGCCCCGTTGCGGACACACGCCCTGGCGGGAACGGCAGGCCCGCGAGCCTTTTTTCGAGGCCCTGTCCGTGGCCATCGGCGCCAAGGCCGCGTCCACCTAG